From the Psychrobacillus sp. FSL K6-4046 genome, one window contains:
- the fliD gene encoding flagellar filament capping protein FliD, which translates to MKIGGLASGIDTDSIINDLMKVQRIPLTKVTQKKQTLQWQLDSYRNVNRKVKEFSDNIFNNMVLSTKFNAKITESSAPNDVSIKNKNSTSDFSGTIKIEQLAKNSTLQSRVIDAGAGKPATTTMADLGVTGTTLKISAINENGVMQDKDVTIASTDTIQNVMDKITKQTGVNAFYDTNSGKIAMSTKHGGANVTGSEIVVTSAGDVANKLGLDGEVVTNKGQKAVYTVNGLKMESSKNVVEVNGFEFTLKAANNKDINFSTKPDTEAVFENIVKFVDDYNKLVDELNSLVKEKTYRDFKPLSSEEKAEMSDKEIELWEEKAKSGLLKNDPVISGMISQMRSALMGSVKDQGSLKDIGIATPSGQYAWQDNGKLVVNEIKLKEAINNDPDKVQKLFAQSGTAVSADSTTGEQGFAVRLRAIAESSYKEIHKRAGSASSTEDSFTLGRNLKEMNKQMDKFQDRLKVVEARYWKQFSAMENAIQRANAQSANLMNALGGGA; encoded by the coding sequence ATGAAAATTGGTGGATTAGCATCTGGAATAGATACAGACTCAATCATTAATGATTTAATGAAGGTACAACGCATTCCCCTTACCAAGGTTACACAAAAAAAACAAACACTTCAGTGGCAATTAGATAGTTATCGTAATGTAAACCGTAAGGTGAAAGAGTTTAGTGACAATATTTTCAACAATATGGTACTTTCAACAAAATTTAATGCGAAAATTACGGAGAGTTCTGCACCAAACGATGTTTCTATTAAAAACAAAAACTCTACTAGCGATTTTTCTGGAACAATAAAAATTGAACAGTTAGCAAAAAATTCTACTCTGCAGAGTCGTGTAATTGATGCAGGGGCCGGAAAACCGGCCACAACTACTATGGCGGATCTTGGGGTTACTGGTACTACTCTTAAAATAAGTGCGATTAATGAAAATGGAGTAATGCAAGATAAAGATGTAACTATAGCTTCTACAGATACCATTCAAAATGTAATGGACAAAATTACGAAACAAACAGGGGTTAATGCTTTTTACGATACGAATTCTGGTAAAATTGCGATGTCAACCAAACATGGTGGTGCTAATGTAACTGGTAGTGAAATTGTAGTTACAAGCGCTGGTGATGTCGCTAACAAATTAGGACTAGACGGGGAAGTTGTGACAAATAAGGGTCAAAAAGCTGTATATACAGTAAATGGCCTCAAAATGGAAAGTTCAAAAAATGTGGTTGAGGTTAATGGTTTCGAGTTTACATTAAAAGCAGCAAATAATAAAGACATAAATTTTAGTACGAAACCAGACACAGAAGCTGTTTTTGAAAATATAGTTAAATTTGTAGATGACTACAATAAACTGGTAGATGAGTTGAACAGTCTAGTAAAAGAAAAAACGTATCGCGACTTTAAACCACTTTCATCTGAAGAGAAAGCCGAGATGTCTGATAAAGAGATTGAATTATGGGAAGAAAAAGCTAAAAGTGGCTTGCTAAAAAATGATCCGGTCATTTCAGGTATGATATCACAAATGCGATCAGCACTTATGGGTTCCGTTAAAGACCAAGGTTCATTAAAAGATATTGGTATTGCGACACCTAGTGGGCAATACGCTTGGCAAGATAATGGTAAACTTGTTGTGAATGAGATAAAGTTAAAGGAAGCCATTAACAATGACCCTGACAAAGTCCAAAAACTATTCGCACAATCTGGTACTGCAGTATCTGCTGATAGTACAACAGGTGAGCAAGGATTTGCAGTTCGACTGCGAGCTATTGCGGAGAGTAGTTATAAAGAAATTCATAAACGAGCAGGAAGTGCTAGCTCTACCGAAGACTCATTTACTTTAGGGCGAAATTTAAAAGAAATGAATAAGCAAATGGACAAGTTTCAAGATCGCTTGAAAGTTGTGGAAGCACGTTATTGGAAACAGTTTTCAGCGATGGAAAATGCGATACAACGTGCCAATGCTCAGTCTGCTAATTTGATGAATGCTCTTGGTGGCGGCGCGTGA
- a CDS encoding flagellar protein FlaG, which yields MVNRIEGNGVTSQVNAQFERSGPDMDVMVKKIVDKAIGNAVDGEQLPTNQAKLMTESMNKFLEGSNSELRFEFHEKLNEYYVTIVDPKTHEVIKEIPSRKLMDAHAAMREFNGLFVNHKI from the coding sequence ATGGTAAATCGTATTGAAGGTAATGGAGTAACATCGCAAGTTAATGCTCAATTCGAACGAAGTGGACCAGACATGGATGTCATGGTTAAAAAAATAGTAGATAAAGCCATTGGAAATGCAGTAGACGGTGAGCAATTACCTACTAATCAAGCAAAGCTTATGACAGAAAGTATGAATAAGTTTTTAGAAGGATCCAATTCAGAACTTCGATTTGAGTTTCATGAAAAATTGAATGAGTATTATGTAACAATTGTTGATCCAAAAACACACGAAGTTATTAAAGAAATTCCCTCAAGAAAACTGATGGATGCTCATGCTGCTATGCGTGAATTTAATGGTCTGTTCGTCAATCATAAAATATAA
- a CDS encoding SDR family oxidoreductase: MTQSYIKKFRLNGKTAIITGGAGILGGHFCSGLAEAGANIAVVDINLEAAKNIANVITEKFGVKAVAFECNVASEPSVIKMVESVLSEFGEINILHNNAAGKSNDLDAFFADFEDYTLAQWKEIMGTNLDGMFLVAKHVGKVMKKQRKGGSIIQTSSIYGVMAPDQRIYEGSYYLNRQINSPAIYSASKAGVIGLTKYLATYWAKEGIRVNAITPGGVESGQNDTFKEKYSSRIPMGRMSQPEEMVGALIYLASDASSYVTGQNIIVDGGLNAW, translated from the coding sequence ATGACTCAGTCTTATATCAAGAAGTTTAGGTTGAATGGAAAGACAGCTATTATAACTGGCGGAGCGGGTATATTAGGTGGACATTTTTGTTCTGGTTTGGCGGAGGCTGGAGCAAACATTGCAGTGGTAGATATTAATTTGGAAGCAGCAAAAAATATTGCAAATGTTATTACAGAAAAATTTGGTGTAAAAGCTGTTGCTTTTGAATGCAATGTAGCGTCTGAGCCATCAGTAATAAAAATGGTGGAATCAGTTCTAAGTGAATTTGGTGAAATTAATATCCTACATAATAATGCTGCTGGAAAATCAAATGATTTAGATGCCTTTTTTGCGGATTTTGAAGACTATACACTAGCTCAGTGGAAAGAAATCATGGGAACAAACTTAGATGGAATGTTTCTTGTTGCAAAACATGTTGGAAAAGTTATGAAGAAACAGAGGAAAGGTGGCTCTATCATCCAAACATCGTCTATTTATGGTGTGATGGCGCCTGATCAGCGTATATATGAAGGCTCATATTATTTAAATCGTCAAATTAACTCCCCAGCGATTTATTCAGCATCTAAAGCTGGGGTTATTGGATTGACTAAATATCTTGCTACTTACTGGGCTAAGGAAGGTATTCGTGTTAATGCAATTACACCTGGTGGAGTAGAAAGTGGCCAAAATGATACTTTTAAAGAAAAATATAGCTCTCGTATTCCAATGGGAAGGATGTCTCAGCCAGAGGAAATGGTAGGGGCACTCATTTATTTAGCATCTGATGCGTCTAGTTATGTAACTGGACAGAATATTATTGTAGATGGCGGTTTAAATGCTTGGTAA
- a CDS encoding acylneuraminate cytidylyltransferase family protein produces the protein MSRICTICARGGSKGVKNKNTKMLLDKPLIAHSIEQAKQSGLFDAIAVSSDNEQILAIAKQFGADILVERPNELATDQAAKLPVIQHCLLAVEEKLGKQFKVIVDLDATSPLRLVEDIIQSIRIFEENSDVDNLITGAPSRRSPYFNLVEVNEKGYADLSKRLDKVIVRRQESPKCYDMNASIYIWKREILLNSTSVFHSKTLLYEMPEERSIDIDSELDFEFVSFLAMKRGEIS, from the coding sequence ATGAGTAGAATTTGTACTATTTGTGCAAGAGGTGGCTCAAAGGGCGTAAAAAATAAAAATACTAAAATGTTGCTAGATAAACCTTTAATAGCACACAGTATTGAACAGGCTAAACAAAGTGGCTTGTTTGATGCAATAGCGGTTAGTAGTGATAATGAACAAATATTAGCAATTGCTAAGCAGTTTGGTGCGGATATATTGGTTGAAAGACCAAATGAACTTGCAACTGATCAAGCAGCAAAATTACCGGTGATACAGCATTGTCTATTAGCAGTAGAAGAGAAATTAGGTAAACAGTTTAAAGTTATTGTCGATTTGGATGCAACATCGCCATTAAGATTAGTAGAAGATATTATCCAATCAATACGAATATTTGAAGAAAACTCAGACGTAGACAATTTAATTACAGGTGCACCATCTAGAAGAAGCCCATATTTTAATCTAGTAGAAGTAAACGAAAAAGGGTACGCTGATTTGTCTAAAAGACTTGATAAAGTAATTGTACGAAGACAAGAATCTCCTAAATGTTATGATATGAACGCTTCTATTTATATTTGGAAAAGAGAAATTCTGTTGAATTCAACATCTGTATTTCATTCAAAAACTTTGTTATATGAAATGCCTGAGGAACGATCAATAGATATTGATTCTGAACTTGATTTTGAGTTTGTTTCTTTTTTGGCAATGAAAAGAGGGGAAATATCATGA
- a CDS encoding Gfo/Idh/MocA family oxidoreductase: MNKFKCLVIGYGSIGQRHTRLLNELGHSVAVVSRREVEYSSSYYDIREALLVEQPNYIVIANETSKHESTINEIRSLGYNQKILVEKPLFPKVINSDLDFAELYIGYNLRFHPLVQKLFNELKNSNIVSVLCYVGQYLPSWRPGTDYTKSYSASASMGGGVLRDLSHELDYLNFLFGEWKEIAAFGGKFSRLKIDSDDHFSLIYHTELVPHVTLQMNYLDNIIQRILIINTDKITYKADFIKNTLQINEEIIQFNVGKDNTYKQQHVAILNGENEFLCSYESGLSIVKMIEQAEKASKEKVWVSNE, from the coding sequence ATGAATAAATTTAAATGTCTTGTTATTGGTTATGGGTCAATTGGACAAAGGCATACTAGATTGTTGAATGAATTAGGGCATAGTGTAGCTGTCGTTTCTAGGAGAGAAGTAGAGTATTCTAGTTCTTACTACGATATTAGGGAAGCGTTGTTGGTTGAACAACCAAATTATATAGTAATAGCCAATGAAACTAGTAAGCATGAATCGACTATAAATGAAATAAGGAGTTTAGGGTACAATCAAAAAATCCTAGTAGAAAAACCACTATTTCCGAAGGTCATAAATAGTGATTTAGACTTTGCTGAATTGTATATTGGATATAATTTGCGTTTTCATCCCTTGGTACAAAAACTTTTTAACGAATTAAAAAATTCAAATATTGTGTCAGTACTTTGCTATGTTGGTCAATACCTCCCCTCTTGGCGACCGGGAACAGATTATACAAAATCATATTCTGCAAGTGCATCAATGGGTGGTGGAGTTCTTCGGGATTTAAGTCATGAACTTGATTATTTAAATTTTCTTTTTGGTGAATGGAAGGAAATTGCAGCGTTTGGTGGTAAATTTAGTAGGTTGAAAATTGATTCTGATGATCATTTTTCTTTAATATATCATACCGAATTAGTCCCACATGTTACGCTTCAAATGAATTACTTAGACAATATAATACAAAGGATATTGATAATAAACACGGATAAAATTACTTATAAAGCCGATTTTATTAAAAATACTCTACAAATAAATGAAGAAATAATTCAATTTAATGTTGGAAAAGATAATACTTATAAACAGCAGCATGTAGCTATTTTAAATGGAGAAAATGAGTTTTTATGCTCTTATGAAAGTGGTTTAAGTATTGTTAAAATGATTGAGCAAGCTGAGAAGGCTTCAAAAGAGAAAGTGTGGGTGTCGAATGAGTAG
- a CDS encoding nucleotidyltransferase family protein: MKSWKDVLIQPQTTILETMKIIDATTMQFAAVVDSNMFLLGTVTDGDIRRGILKGLSLDSTISNVMNTSPICELNGKKSFYYKKRMRERKLKQLPLVSNDNLLKNIVFSDELELTIKKTNKVVLMVGGLGTRLRPLTDTIPKPMLNVGNKPIVETIIESFKAYGFTNFVLSVNYKKEMIMDYFQDGAHLGVNIEYIEESERLGTAGALSLLSDKPSEPFFVMNGDLLTKINFEQLLDFHNETNSSATICVREYEYQIPYGVIETDNHQLLSIVEKPVHKSFVNAGIYILNPTALEYIPNGDFFDMPELYKKLLHEQKKVSAFPLREYWLDIGRLDDYEKANTDFGKSFGFGEIKDE, encoded by the coding sequence ATGAAAAGTTGGAAGGATGTTCTTATACAGCCTCAAACAACGATACTAGAAACGATGAAAATAATTGACGCGACTACAATGCAATTTGCCGCCGTTGTCGATAGTAACATGTTTTTATTAGGAACGGTAACCGATGGTGATATTCGACGTGGAATATTAAAAGGACTTTCACTGGACTCTACAATAAGTAATGTGATGAATACGTCTCCTATTTGTGAATTAAATGGGAAAAAGTCCTTTTATTATAAAAAAAGAATGCGTGAAAGAAAGCTAAAGCAACTGCCACTAGTATCAAATGATAATCTATTAAAAAATATTGTATTTTCTGATGAGTTGGAGTTAACTATTAAAAAAACTAATAAGGTAGTTTTAATGGTTGGTGGTCTGGGCACAAGGCTTCGTCCATTAACAGATACAATCCCTAAACCGATGTTAAATGTAGGAAATAAACCAATCGTTGAAACGATTATAGAAAGTTTTAAAGCCTATGGTTTTACAAATTTCGTCTTGTCAGTTAACTATAAAAAAGAAATGATTATGGATTATTTTCAAGATGGGGCTCATCTAGGCGTCAATATCGAATACATAGAAGAATCGGAAAGATTGGGTACAGCTGGGGCTCTATCCTTATTATCAGACAAACCGAGTGAACCTTTTTTTGTGATGAACGGGGATTTACTAACGAAAATTAATTTTGAACAACTATTAGACTTTCATAATGAAACAAACTCGTCTGCAACAATATGTGTACGGGAGTATGAATATCAGATACCATATGGTGTTATTGAGACGGACAATCATCAGTTACTATCTATTGTCGAAAAGCCAGTACATAAAAGCTTTGTAAATGCAGGGATCTATATATTAAATCCTACAGCATTAGAATATATCCCAAATGGTGATTTTTTCGATATGCCGGAGCTGTATAAGAAATTGCTGCATGAACAAAAGAAAGTCTCAGCTTTTCCATTAAGGGAATACTGGCTGGATATAGGTAGATTGGATGATTACGAGAAGGCCAATACAGATTTCGGTAAAAGTTTTGGTTTTGGTGAGATAAAAGATGAATAA
- a CDS encoding acetyltransferase → MNKQIIIIGDGGHAHVLAEVLIAQQRKIMGYTAPHESKSFFNLPYLGTDDVIFEYSSDIVELVLGLGMINITPVRKSIFEQFSSKGYLFATVIHSTAIISPSVKMGQGIQIMAGAIIQTNAKIGSNTIINTGSIIDHDVEIGNHVHIAPGSTLSGGVVIGEGCLIGVGSSIIQEINIGNETLVGAGSVVTKNIGNRKIAYGVPAKEV, encoded by the coding sequence ATGAATAAACAAATAATTATAATTGGTGATGGTGGTCATGCTCATGTTTTAGCGGAAGTATTAATAGCTCAGCAAAGAAAAATAATGGGTTATACTGCACCTCATGAAAGTAAGTCCTTTTTCAATTTACCTTATTTAGGTACGGATGATGTTATTTTTGAATACTCGTCTGACATAGTGGAACTAGTTTTAGGTTTAGGTATGATTAATATAACTCCAGTACGCAAGTCAATATTTGAACAATTTAGTTCAAAAGGATATTTGTTTGCAACTGTCATACATTCTACAGCTATTATTTCTCCATCTGTGAAAATGGGGCAAGGAATTCAAATTATGGCGGGGGCAATTATCCAAACTAATGCGAAAATTGGAAGCAACACAATCATTAACACTGGTTCCATTATCGATCACGATGTAGAAATTGGAAATCATGTCCATATAGCGCCAGGTTCCACTCTATCGGGTGGAGTTGTAATAGGTGAAGGTTGTTTAATCGGTGTAGGTTCCTCAATTATTCAAGAAATTAATATAGGAAATGAAACGCTAGTGGGGGCAGGTTCAGTCGTCACAAAAAATATTGGAAATAGGAAAATTGCCTATGGGGTTCCAGCAAAGGAAGTGTAA
- the neuB gene encoding N-acetylneuraminate synthase, with translation MSHQTYIIAEAGVNHNGSLEMAKRLVDVAKQAGADAVKFQTFKAENIVTRSAQQADYQVNNLGEATSQFEMLKKLELSYKEFVELKLYCDANQIEFMSTPFDMESVNFLLNDIGMSKFKIPSGELTNSPFIHYIATKKRPMILSTGMATMEDIHDALSYIAYGLAFPRQKVDIDQVREFYQTLEAKLLLQEFVTVLHCTTEYPAPYETINLNAIIEMKRKLHLPTGFSDHSKGIAVPIAAVALGAEVIEKHFTLDQSLPGPDHLASLEPTDLKEMVVGVRAIERSLGTGEKIPTPIEYENRQAARKSIVAKVKIPVGEKFTESQLAIKRPGNGMPPSKYWDLIGKVAKKSYEVDELINE, from the coding sequence ATGAGTCATCAAACGTATATTATTGCCGAAGCGGGCGTCAACCATAATGGTTCACTTGAAATGGCAAAGCGATTAGTAGATGTTGCAAAGCAAGCAGGCGCAGATGCAGTAAAGTTTCAAACATTTAAAGCAGAAAACATAGTTACACGCTCTGCACAACAAGCTGATTATCAAGTGAATAATTTAGGTGAAGCTACTTCACAATTTGAGATGTTGAAAAAGCTAGAGTTATCTTACAAGGAATTTGTAGAACTTAAATTATATTGTGATGCCAATCAGATTGAATTTATGTCGACGCCCTTTGATATGGAAAGTGTCAATTTTTTATTGAATGATATTGGAATGAGTAAGTTTAAAATACCTTCTGGTGAACTGACGAATAGTCCTTTTATACATTATATTGCTACTAAAAAAAGGCCGATGATACTTTCAACGGGAATGGCGACAATGGAAGATATTCATGATGCACTGTCATACATAGCCTATGGTTTAGCTTTTCCACGGCAGAAGGTGGATATCGATCAGGTGAGGGAATTCTATCAAACTCTAGAAGCAAAATTATTATTACAAGAATTTGTAACTGTTCTGCATTGTACAACTGAATATCCTGCCCCTTATGAAACGATTAATTTAAATGCCATTATTGAGATGAAAAGGAAGTTACACTTGCCAACTGGCTTCTCAGATCATTCAAAAGGTATCGCAGTTCCGATAGCAGCTGTAGCCCTTGGTGCAGAGGTAATCGAAAAACATTTTACGTTAGATCAAAGTTTGCCAGGACCAGATCATTTAGCTTCATTGGAACCAACAGATTTAAAAGAAATGGTTGTAGGAGTAAGAGCGATTGAACGATCTCTTGGCACAGGTGAGAAAATACCAACCCCTATTGAATATGAAAATCGTCAGGCAGCTAGGAAAAGTATTGTTGCGAAGGTAAAGATACCAGTGGGCGAAAAATTTACGGAAAGCCAATTAGCAATTAAACGCCCGGGGAATGGAATGCCCCCTTCTAAGTATTGGGATTTAATTGGAAAAGTAGCTAAGAAATCTTATGAAGTAGATGAGTTAATCAATGAATAA
- the neuC gene encoding UDP-N-acetylglucosamine 2-epimerase — MSRKICVVTGTRAEYGLLYWLMKEIQQDEELELQIVATGMHLSPEFGLTYKQIEEDGFRIDEKVEMLLSSDSKVGVAKSMGLATIGFADALQRLKPDILIILGDRFEMLAIAQTALIMQLPIVHLHGGELTFGAYDDAIRHSITKMACWHFVSTEMHRKRVIQLGEHPEHVWNVGALGIESILKISLLSKAELCAELNLDNNSPYFLITYHPETNGNVGGIYTLLSALCRYPNIQLIFTKANADNGGRSINEAIEQFVLKNPNAYLFDSLGQLRYLSSVKHAELVIGNSSSGLIEVPYLHTPTVNCGDRQSGRECPSSIIHTSMDELSIVKAIETARNFQGPYDQIFGDGDVSKKIINQLKKQPLKFERKEFYDL, encoded by the coding sequence ATGTCTCGAAAAATATGTGTTGTTACTGGAACGAGAGCTGAATATGGACTGCTCTATTGGCTTATGAAGGAAATTCAACAGGATGAAGAGTTGGAACTACAAATAGTTGCAACAGGAATGCACTTATCACCAGAATTCGGCTTAACGTATAAGCAAATTGAAGAAGATGGATTTAGGATTGATGAAAAGGTTGAAATGCTTTTATCATCGGATTCAAAGGTAGGTGTGGCAAAATCAATGGGACTAGCAACGATTGGCTTTGCTGATGCATTACAACGATTAAAACCAGATATCCTTATTATTCTTGGCGATCGATTTGAAATGTTGGCCATTGCTCAAACAGCACTGATCATGCAACTACCAATCGTTCATTTGCATGGTGGTGAATTGACCTTTGGAGCATATGATGACGCCATCCGTCATTCGATTACGAAAATGGCATGTTGGCATTTTGTCAGTACAGAAATGCACCGTAAGCGAGTAATCCAACTTGGAGAGCATCCAGAACATGTCTGGAATGTTGGAGCCCTTGGTATCGAGAGTATTTTAAAGATATCATTACTATCCAAAGCTGAATTATGTGCAGAACTAAATCTTGACAACAATAGCCCTTACTTTTTAATTACCTACCATCCTGAAACAAATGGTAATGTAGGTGGCATCTATACACTTTTATCTGCTTTATGTCGATACCCGAATATACAGCTTATTTTCACCAAAGCAAATGCAGATAACGGTGGGAGGAGTATCAATGAGGCTATTGAGCAATTTGTTTTAAAGAATCCGAATGCATACTTATTTGATTCTTTGGGACAACTACGGTACTTAAGCTCAGTTAAACACGCAGAGCTAGTTATTGGAAACTCATCTAGTGGACTTATTGAAGTGCCTTACTTGCATACGCCAACAGTAAATTGCGGAGATCGTCAATCGGGTAGAGAATGTCCCTCATCGATTATACATACTTCCATGGACGAGCTCTCAATTGTGAAAGCAATTGAAACTGCTCGGAATTTTCAAGGTCCTTATGATCAAATATTTGGAGATGGGGATGTATCTAAAAAGATTATCAACCAACTTAAAAAGCAACCTCTTAAATTTGAGCGAAAGGAGTTTTATGACTTATGA
- a CDS encoding LegC family aminotransferase, with translation MNLQWITFTNAVKELYKKEYVPLHEPTFDEKEIEYVTDCIKTGWVSSVGKYVDRLEMELAEYTGVKRAVAVVNGTAALHIALKVAGVKPNDEVFMPSLTFVATANAISYLQAIPHFVDVSIETLGLDPKKLEEHIKVIGEMKNGQLVNKHTGRIIRAVVPMHTFGNPVDLDPLIELCERYNLMLVEDAAESLGSYYKGKHTGGFGRVSALSFNGNKILTTGGGGAILTNDDQLADYAKHLTTTAKIPHRWAFEHDEIAYNYRMPNINAAIGCAQLQKLPTFIEQKRQLTLVYEDLLKNVDGVTLFKEPLHAKGNYWLQTLILEETITRDSVLEFLNENGVMSRPIWTPMDKLSYFQQMPKADLTVTEQLKNSLINIPSTPLEVK, from the coding sequence ATGAATCTTCAGTGGATTACATTTACTAATGCCGTAAAAGAATTATACAAAAAAGAGTATGTACCGCTTCATGAACCTACATTTGATGAAAAAGAAATAGAATATGTAACGGATTGTATAAAAACGGGATGGGTCTCTTCGGTAGGAAAATACGTTGACCGTTTAGAAATGGAATTGGCTGAATATACAGGGGTGAAGCGAGCAGTTGCAGTCGTTAACGGTACAGCAGCGCTTCACATTGCTCTAAAGGTAGCAGGTGTAAAACCGAATGACGAGGTATTTATGCCTTCCTTAACCTTTGTAGCAACAGCCAATGCTATTTCATACTTGCAGGCAATCCCACATTTTGTTGATGTTAGCATAGAAACACTTGGTTTAGACCCCAAAAAGCTAGAAGAACACATTAAGGTTATAGGCGAAATGAAAAATGGACAACTTGTCAATAAACATACAGGGCGAATTATACGGGCTGTTGTCCCAATGCATACATTCGGAAATCCAGTGGACTTAGATCCTTTGATTGAGCTATGTGAGCGATATAATCTGATGCTTGTAGAAGATGCTGCGGAGTCACTAGGTTCCTATTATAAAGGGAAACATACAGGTGGATTTGGAAGAGTTAGCGCACTCAGCTTTAATGGCAATAAGATACTGACTACAGGTGGTGGTGGTGCTATCTTAACTAATGATGACCAACTTGCCGATTATGCAAAACATTTGACTACGACGGCGAAGATACCGCATCGTTGGGCATTTGAACATGATGAAATTGCTTATAATTATAGAATGCCTAACATTAATGCAGCAATTGGTTGCGCCCAGCTGCAAAAGTTGCCAACGTTTATTGAACAAAAAAGACAATTGACGCTAGTTTATGAGGATCTTCTTAAGAATGTAGATGGTGTAACGCTATTTAAAGAACCACTTCACGCAAAAGGAAACTATTGGTTACAAACCTTGATCTTAGAAGAAACAATAACCCGTGATTCCGTCTTGGAATTTTTAAATGAGAATGGTGTCATGTCCCGTCCGATATGGACACCAATGGATAAGTTAAGTTATTTTCAACAAATGCCAAAAGCTGACTTAACTGTAACGGAACAATTGAAAAATTCATTGATTAATATCCCAAGCACACCTTTGGAAGTGAAGTGA
- a CDS encoding NAD-dependent 4,6-dehydratase LegB produces MINRKILVTGADGFIGSHLTEELIRQGYDVRAFVYYNSFNSWGWLDHSTNEIKKSIDVFAGDIRDPHGVKEAMKGCTHVLNLAALIAIPYSYHSPDTYVDTNIKGTLNVVQAARELNIEKVVHTSTSEVYGTAKYVPIDENHPLQGQSPYSASKIGADQMALSFYKSFDTPVSIIRPFNTYGPRQSARAVIPTIISQLAAGTTNIKLGAVSPTRDFNFVKDTVNGFISIMNSDKSNGEIINIGSNYEISIGETAEMIAEIMDVKLTIETDEQRIRPDKSEVERLWADNQKAKEILGWEPNYGGKSGFRRGLEETIEWFTDPKNLATYKTDVYNI; encoded by the coding sequence ATGATTAATAGAAAGATATTAGTTACAGGTGCTGATGGTTTCATAGGATCCCATCTTACTGAAGAACTTATACGACAAGGGTACGATGTACGTGCTTTTGTTTATTATAATTCATTTAATTCATGGGGATGGCTAGACCATTCTACAAATGAGATTAAGAAAAGTATAGACGTATTTGCTGGGGATATTCGTGATCCACATGGTGTTAAGGAAGCCATGAAAGGATGTACACATGTCCTAAATCTTGCCGCTTTGATAGCAATTCCATATTCATATCACTCTCCAGATACATATGTGGATACGAATATCAAAGGTACATTAAATGTAGTACAGGCTGCTCGTGAGTTAAACATTGAAAAAGTTGTTCATACGTCTACAAGTGAAGTATATGGAACAGCGAAATATGTTCCTATTGACGAAAACCATCCTCTGCAGGGGCAATCTCCTTATTCAGCGTCTAAGATAGGGGCAGATCAGATGGCATTATCCTTTTACAAATCCTTTGATACGCCAGTTTCAATCATTAGACCATTTAATACATACGGTCCACGTCAATCAGCTCGTGCTGTTATACCGACAATTATTAGTCAGCTAGCAGCAGGAACTACCAATATAAAGCTCGGAGCAGTAAGTCCTACACGTGATTTTAACTTTGTAAAAGATACCGTAAATGGATTTATATCTATAATGAATAGCGATAAATCAAACGGAGAAATTATCAATATAGGATCAAATTACGAAATTTCTATTGGGGAAACAGCAGAAATGATTGCAGAGATCATGGATGTAAAACTGACAATTGAAACAGATGAGCAGCGTATTCGTCCCGATAAAAGTGAAGTGGAACGGTTGTGGGCAGATAATCAGAAAGCAAAAGAGATACTTGGATGGGAACCTAACTATGGTGGGAAATCTGGCTTCAGAAGAGGATTAGAGGAAACAATCGAATGGTTTACCGATCCTAAGAATTTAGCAACATACAAAACGGATGTGTATAATATATGA